The following proteins come from a genomic window of Metarhizium brunneum chromosome 2, complete sequence:
- the PEPM gene encoding Phosphoenolpyruvate phosphomutase produces MATLLRSVLAQNNGQVRLCEAHDRASTELVRDAVADNGQTFDGVWNSGLTQTTILGVPDTELVSPLRRALLMTPVQQPMQRNGRPLCAAFDADSGGEAKDIPALVAVLAIHGVSMIIIEDKAVARPGDKVNSLLATSDAQSQADRHDFANVIRAFKAASAGVDVMIAARIESFTTRAVRRDPVEEQLSVQAALRDALERASVYTATGVDAVMIHSKSREPDEVLGFLKGFRAVDATTPLVVVPTAYSQTKRSVLAAAGANVFIYANHLMRAKIKAVAEVLEDGGAGKADVFAGDEELRLCWRARNYGCLLRRLAERRYLGQGQGTDEQRYGMEAEKKALENIETTVKDLAGGQLCGCEADARIVTVKELLSINARQVSPAGADL; encoded by the coding sequence ATGGCCACTCTGCTCCGCAGCGTCCTAGCCCAAAACAACGGCCAAGTGCGTCTCTGCGAAGCCCACGACCGCGCGTCAACCGAGCTCGTCAGAGACGCCGTGGCAGACAACGGCCAGACCTTCGACGGCGTCTGGAACAGCGGTCTCACGCAGACGACTATCCTCGGCGTCCCGGACACCGAGCTCGTCTCACCCCTCCGGCGTGCCCTCCTCATGACGCCGGTACAACAGCCCATGCAGCGAAACGGGCGCCCTCTATGCGCGGCGTTTGACGCCGACAGCGGCGGCGAAGCCAAGGACATCCCGGCTCTCGTGGCGGTGCTCGCCATCCACGGCGTCTCCATGATCATCATCGAGGACAAGGCCGTGGCCAGAcccggcgacaaggtcaacTCCCTCCTCGCCACGTCCGACGCGCAGAGCCAAGCCGACAGGCACGACTTCGCCAACGTCATTCGCGCCTTCaaggcggcctcggcgggcgTGGATGTCATGATTGCCGCTAGAATCGAGAGCTTCACCACGCGCGCGGTCAGACGGGATCCTGTCGAGGAGCAGCTGTCGGTCCAGGCTGCGCTTCGGGACGCCCTGGAGCGCGCGAGTGTCTACACCGCGACTGGCGTCGACGCTGTCATGATTCATAGCAAGAGCAGGGAACCCGATGAGGTGCTCGGGTTCTTGAAGGGCTTCCGGGCCGTGGATGCGACCACGCCGCTGGTCGTTGTTCCGACGGCCTACTCGCAAACCAAGCGCAGTGTGCTGGCGGCCGCGGGCGCCAACGTGTTCATCTACGCGAACCACTTGATGCGGGCCAAGATCAAGGCGGTGGCAGAGGTGTTGGAGGACGGGGGCGCGGGCAAGGCTGATGTGTTTGCtggcgacgaggagctgcGCCTCTGTTGGAGGGCGCGCAACTACGGGTGTCTGTTGAGAAGGCTGGCCGAGAGACGGTATCTGGGGCAGGGGCAGGGCACGGATGAGCAGCGTTACGGCATGGAAGCTGAGAAGAAGGCGTTGGAGAATATAGAGACTACGGTCAAGGACCTTGCCGGTGGTCAGCTGTGCGGGTGTGAAGCCGACGCTCGCATCGTCACGGTCAAGGAGCTGCTTAGTATCAACGCGCGCCAGGTTTCCCCGGCTGGAGCTGATTTGTAA
- the aat2 gene encoding Aspartate aminotransferase, cytoplasmic, with amino-acid sequence MTCVPKESLFENLSEIPLDPHYALKELFRADTHPKKVILGSGLYRDDNSEPWVLPTAEEVVKKTQDSGRYEYLPISGLAPFVSAARQVLFGPLGSKEARVVSLQTISGTGANFLGAKFLAETLKPSAVWLSDPSWVNHANIWGLAGVQVRRYPYWDATNKRLDFEHMIQRLETAAAPGDVVLLHACAHNPTGVDPTKDQWTRVADVCEKKGLFPFFDCAYQGFASGDLAEDAWAVRHFLGRDTLEMAVAQSFSKNMGLYGERVGALHLLCRTSMAADKAKGHLSRFQRGQISQPPTTGARLAATILADPELFQEWLLDLGEMSGRIRQMRRALHDELVAMGTPGRWDHVISQIGMFSYTGLTPEQVASIQENSHVYILKSGRISVAGLNTNNVKHVAEAIDAAVRTHPF; translated from the exons ATGACATGCGTACCAAAAGAGTCCTTGTTTGAAAACTTGAGCGAAATACCTCTTGATCCGCATTACGCTCTCAAAGAACTATTCCGTGCCGACACTCATCCGAAAAAGGTCATCCTCGGATCCGGTCTGTACCGTGATGACAACTCGGAGCCATGGGTGCTTCCAACG GCCGAAGAAGTAGTCAAGAAGACCCAGGATTCCGGTCGTTACGAATACTTGCCCATCTCCGGACTGGCACCCTTCGTCTCGGCCGCTCGACAGGTCCTTTTCGGACCCCTGGGCAGCAAGGAGGCTCGCGTCGTCTCGCTGCAGACCATATCCGGCACCGGTGCCAACTTCCTCGGGGCAAAGTTCCTGGCAGAAACTCTCAAACCGTCGGCCGTGTGGCTCTCGGATCCTAGCTGGGTCAACCACGCCAACATCTGGGGCCTCGCCGGCGTCCAGGTAAGGCGATACCCGTACTGGGACGCCACGAACAAGCGGCTCGACTTTGAGCACATGATTCAACGGCTcgagacggcggcagccCCCGGCGATGTCGTCCTGCTACACGCGTGTGCCCACAATCCCACCGGCGTCGACCCGACCAAGGACCAGTGGACAAGAGTGGCGGATGTCTGTGAGAAGAAGGGGCTGTTCCCGTTCTTCGATTGTGCCTA CCAGGGATTCGCGAGCGGAGACCTCGCCGAGGATGCCTGGGCCGTACGGCATTTCCTGGGGCGTGACACGCTCGAGATGGCCGTTGCCCAGTCCTTCTCCAAGAACATGGGGCTCTATGGAGAGAGGGTTGGCGCGCTGCATCTGCTCTGCCGGACGTCGATGGcggccgacaaggccaaaggCCACCTCTCGCGCTTCCAGAGAGGGCAAATCTCACAGCCTCCCACGACGGGGGCCAGGTTGGCCGCTACGATTCTCGCTGACCCTGAACTATTCCAGGAGTGGCTCTTGGATCTCGGAGAGATGAGCGGGCGGATTAGACAAATGCGCAGAGCACTCCAtgacgagctcgtcgccaTGGGTACTCCTGGGCGGTGGGATCATGTCATCTCGCAG ATCGGCATGTTCTCCTATACGGGCTTGACGCCGGAACAGGTTGCCTCTATTCAAGAGAATAGCCACGTGTATATTTTGAAATCTGGCCGAATCTCGGTTGCTGGAT TGAACACCAACAACGTCAAGCATGTGGCAGAGGCCATTGACGCTGCAGTGCGGACGCATCCGTTCTGA
- the alnD_0 gene encoding Cytochrome P450 monooxygenase alnD translates to MSSKQFHLLGESPSSAIDIDLAEVADVDDLQHLVAAHFNIVDHQGVGFVSNNQSLSSVSDVKDADGPVVITIDGQGVRQVPGPAGLPYFGNYFEVYPDHLGNHQRLFQKYGPLIVTNNMGSKVYQTNDPKLSQIFFQESDFFSKRIVPGHPLHPIKSVEAGVFLSDTDTEQWRLAHKFLPPALGPKAVRHYAPTMQSTVEQAFGVFDELDESGEAWNVYQYMLKLGSQAVGKLVMGMDFQHFTGVDAPLHEMVHQIALNLELNKRITSMGSWYAHMPFGDPKRLRQSTARIEEMIIDSMAKASKGQVDLDLQDAALEAENVVDYLLRATDNNGKKLPPSQFVSALLVTTGAGFTTTSSLLSWLIYSLVRYPGNQERLLQELVDNGWHHDTQVTAELTSKLGFLDKFIKETQRRHNPSYQPGRTSKVDMILPGGYKLPRDSVVIPALHHIHNNESLWDNPTRFDPDRWDTDKVKNRPAGSYVPFAAGPRMCVGFNFALQEIKVFLPKLVYRYKFLLAQDGPVEYDPYFQLIRPNNLYVRAERRVKWPPKSE, encoded by the exons ATGAGCTCAAAACAATTTCATCTTCTCGGTGAAAGCCCATCGTCTGCCATCGATATTGATTTGGCAGAGGTGGCAGATGTTGATGACCTCCAGCACCTTGTTGCCGCGCACTTCAACATAGTTGATCACCAAG GCGTTGGATTCGTCTCTAATAATCAGAGTCTAAGTTCAGTCTCAGACGTCAAAGACGCGGATGGCCCAGTtgtcatcaccatcgacgGCCAGGGCGTTCGGCAAGTCCCTGGCCCAGCAGGTCTTCCGTACTTTGGCAACTACTTCGAGGTGTACCCAGACCATCTGGGAAACCATCAGCGTCTTTTCCAAAAGTACGGTCCCTTGATTGTCACCAACAACATGGGCAGCAAGGTCTACCAAACAAACGACCCCAAGCTGTCGCAAATCTTCTTCCAAGAAAGCGACTTCTTTAGCAAGCGAATTGTTCCGGGACATCCCCTACACCCCATCAAATCAGTCGAAGCAGGTGTCTTCTTGTCAGATACAGACACGGAGCAGTGGCGGCTTGCGCACAAGTTTCTGCCTCCGGCCCTCGGGCCCAAGGCAGTGCGCCACTATGCGCCCACGATGCAAAGCACCGTCGAACAGGCGTTTGGAGTCTttgacgagctcgacgaGAGCGGTGAAGCTTGGAACGTATACCAGTACATGCTCAAACTCGGTTCCCAGGCAGTAGGGAAGCTTGTCATGGGCATGGACTTTCAACACTTCACCGGCGTGGATGCCCCCTTGCACGAAATGGTGCACCAGATCGCCCTCAACCTGGAACTAAACAAACGCATTACGAGCATGGGCTCATGGTATGCCCACATGCCATTTGGCGATCCCAAACGACTGCGCCAGAGCACGGCCAGAATAGAGGAGATGATTATAGactccatggccaaggcgtcCAAGGGCCAAGTTGATCTGGACCTTCAAGACGCCGCCCTCGAAGCAGAAAATGTTGTCG ATTACTTGCTGCGAGCAACAGacaacaacggcaagaaGCTGCCGCCATCGCAGTTCGTCTCCGCGCTCCTCGTGACGACGGGCGCCGGCTTCACCACCACGTCCTCGCTGCTCTCCTGGCTGATATACAGCCTGGTGCGGTATCCCGGAAACCAGGAGCGCCTGCTGCAGGAGCTGGTCGACAACGGCTGGCACCACGACACCCAAGTGACGGCCGAGCTGACCAGCAagctcggcttcctcgacaagTTCATCAAGGAGACGCAGAGGCGGCACAACCCCTCGTACCAGCCTGGCCGCACGTCCAAGGTGGACATGATCCTGCCCGGCGGCTACAAGCTGCCCAGGGACTCGGTGGTGATTCCCGCCCTGCACCACATCCACAACAACGAAAGCCTGTGGGATAACCCGACGCGGTTTGATCCTGACCGCTGGGACacggacaaggtcaagaacCGGCCGGCGGGCTCGTACGTGCCGTTTGCTGCTGGGCCTCGCATGTGCGTGGGCTTCAACTTTGCCCTGCAGGAGATTAAGGTCTTTTTGCCGAAACTCGTCTACCGGTACAAGTTTTTGCTGGCGCAGGATGGTCCTGTCGAGTACGACCCGTACTTTCAGCTGATACGGCCGAATAATTTATATGTCAGGGCGGAGCGGCGCGTGAAGTGGCCGCCGAAATCAGAATGA
- the cbr1 gene encoding NADH-cytochrome b5 reductase 1, translating to MEIEAATVAQHNKPEDCWITVHGKVYDVTKYLQDHPGGADVLAEAAGTDATHEFDNAGHSEDAWDIMQPFLVGNLQGYQEKKQKPRPRPIMSQPPSPKQTPSTKGQSLATLATLGLFSLSIAAIYYLSRHRRPFFPKSLVSWLHSKPENQGGFSFIKGLFISSSIFAVGNAILAQRLAKLIWGTKSFTSYPAHIKAPQRIRKNTLLQHGLLDPSQYRPLPLHAKTLVAPNVYKLTFALPTADTVLGLPIGQHVAIKADVGGESVSRSYTPVSNNSDRGVLELVVKVYPDGKLTSGFLGKLRVGEGVVFRGPKGAMRYRRGLCGEIGMVAGGTGITPMFQIIRAVCEDDRDLTRISLVYANRREEDILLREELDRFARRYPDNLTVYYMLDQPPVDWTYGRGYVTKELMREKLPAPSADSRIMLCGPPGMVQASKSSLVALGFEQPGAMAKMTDQIFLF from the exons ATGGAGATTGAAGCCGCAACAGTTGCGCAGCACAACAAGCCGGAGGACTGCTGGATTACCGTTCACGGAAAAG TTTACGACGTAACAAAATATTTGCAAGACCACcctggcggcgccgacgtcctGGCAGAGGCAGCAGGCACAGATGCCACCCACGAGTTTGACAATGCCGGGCATTCAGAAGATGCGTGGGACATCATGCAGCCATTTCTAGTCGGAAACCTCCAAGGCTATCaggaaaagaagcagaagccgaggccgaggccgataATGAGCCAACCACCGAGTCCGAAGCAAACACCATCCACCAAAGGCCAGTCTCTGGCTACACTGGCCACCCTGGGTCTTTTTTCACTGTCAATCGCTGCAATCTACTACCTGAGTAGACACCGCCGGCCTTTCTTTCCCAAATCCCTCGTTTCATGGCTGCACAGCAAACCCGAAAACCAGGGCGGCTTCAGCTTCATAAAGGGCCTcttcatcagcagcagcatctttGCCGTCGGCAACGCGATTCTCGCCCAGCGCCTGGCCAAGCTCATCTGGGGCACCAAGTCCTTCACCAGCTACCCGGCTCACATAAAAGCCCCCCAGCGCATCCGGAAAAACACCCTCCTGCAGCATGGCCTCCTGGATCCCTCCCAATACCGCCCGCTCCCCCTACACGCCAAGACGCTGGTAGCGCCCAACGTCTACAAGCTCACCTTTGCTCTTCCCACCGCCGACACCGTGCTCGGCCTCCCGATCGGCCAGCACGTCGCTATCAAGGCTGACGTCGGGGGCGAGAGCGTCTCGCGCTCCTACACGCCCGTGTCGAACAACTCGGACCGCGGGGtgctcgagctcgtcgtcaaggtctaccccgacggcaagctgACGAGCGGCTTCCTGGGCAAGCTCCGCGTCGGCGAGGGGGTTGTCTTCCGGGGGCCCAAGGGCGCGATGCGGTATCGGCGCGGGCTCTGCGGGGAGATTGGCATGGTGGCGGGCGGGACGGGCATCACGCCCATGTTTCAGATTATTCGGGCGGTTTGCGAGGACGACCGGGATCTGACGCGCATCAGTCTTGTGTACGCGAACCGGAGGGAGGAGGATATCCTGCTCCGTGAGGAGCTGGACCGTTTTGCGAGGCGGTATCCTGATAACTTGACGGTTTATTATATGCTGGATCAGCCGCCTGTTGACTGGACGTATGGAAGGGGGTATGTTACGAAGGAATTGATGCGGGAGAagttgccggcgccgagtgCTGATAGCAGGATAATGCTGTGTGGGCCCCCGGGCATGGTTCAGGCCAGCAAATCGTCGCTGGTGGCGTTGGGCTTTGAACAGCCGGGGGCGATGGCTAAGATGACGGACcaaatctttttattttga